In Candidatus Nanopelagicales bacterium, a single genomic region encodes these proteins:
- a CDS encoding DUF3800 domain-containing protein — translation MSPHTEHPEFTGMPTPTDWVAFVDESGDHSLDSVDANFPVFALSMCLCRWDQYLYEVVPNFKYLKLRYFGHDNAVLHEADLVKVKGIIKDLGPERRKALLQDLTSLIQTSQFRLIGVVINKRLLKSKYTSPTNPYALAIEFALERATRFLDQQAEVPSQLTIIAESRGKREDAELRTAFQGVVSISRNISRRIQLRLVFVEKHMNSEGLQLADLTARPIAQSVLRPMQPNRTYEVLKIKYLSDAAGNYQGIGLKVFP, via the coding sequence ATGTCACCACATACCGAGCACCCAGAATTCACTGGAATGCCAACTCCCACCGATTGGGTGGCTTTTGTTGATGAGTCTGGTGACCATTCGCTTGATTCGGTTGACGCCAATTTTCCAGTCTTCGCGCTGTCTATGTGTTTGTGTCGCTGGGATCAATACCTGTATGAGGTCGTCCCAAATTTCAAATATTTGAAACTCAGATACTTCGGTCACGACAATGCCGTGTTGCACGAAGCCGACCTTGTCAAAGTTAAAGGCATCATTAAGGATCTCGGCCCTGAACGCCGAAAAGCCCTCCTTCAGGACCTCACTTCACTCATCCAGACTTCACAATTTCGCCTCATCGGTGTCGTGATTAACAAGCGTTTGCTCAAGTCCAAGTACACATCCCCCACTAATCCCTATGCATTAGCAATCGAATTCGCGCTTGAACGAGCGACAAGATTTCTCGACCAGCAAGCAGAAGTTCCCTCGCAACTCACGATCATCGCTGAGTCGAGGGGAAAGCGTGAGGATGCTGAGTTACGAACAGCTTTTCAAGGCGTGGTTTCCATTTCTAGAAATATCTCTCGCCGAATACAGCTTCGCCTCGTGTTTGTGGAAAAGCACATGAATTCCGAAGGCTTGCAACTTGCAGACCTCACAGCCCGGCCAATCGCACAGTCAGTTTTGCGGCCAATGCAGCCAAACCGCACCTACGAGGTTCTTAAAATAAAGTATTTGTCAGACGCCGCGGGAAATTACCAAGGAATCGGCCTGAAGGTATTTCCATAA
- the rfbA gene encoding glucose-1-phosphate thymidylyltransferase RfbA, translated as MKGIILAGGTGSRLWPITKGVSKQLLPVYDKPMIHYPLETLMGAGLRDVLIITTPDDSESFSRLLGDGSELGMNIQYAVQPSPDGLAQAFLIGADFLAGDQAALVLGDNLFYGPSLGRKLSALTHQVGANVFAYEVANPSEYGVVEFNADGVAISIEEKPTAPKSNFAVPGLYFYDETVVEVVKHIKPSARGELEITSVNDHYLQAGTLTVSVLERGTAWLDTGTFRSLQDAGEFVRVIEDRTGTKIGCIEETAWRNGWITDEKLLQHADALAKSGYGDYLRGLIK; from the coding sequence GTGAAGGGCATCATTTTGGCTGGCGGCACTGGCAGCCGGCTTTGGCCGATCACCAAGGGCGTGAGCAAGCAATTGCTCCCTGTCTACGACAAGCCAATGATTCATTACCCACTTGAAACCTTGATGGGCGCCGGGCTTCGCGATGTTCTGATCATCACGACACCTGATGATTCGGAAAGCTTCTCCCGTTTACTCGGTGATGGCTCAGAGCTCGGCATGAACATCCAATATGCAGTGCAGCCATCCCCAGATGGTTTGGCGCAAGCCTTTTTGATCGGCGCCGATTTCCTTGCTGGCGATCAAGCGGCGCTCGTACTCGGTGACAACCTCTTCTACGGCCCATCCCTTGGCCGCAAACTCTCAGCGCTCACACATCAGGTAGGCGCAAATGTCTTCGCTTATGAAGTCGCGAACCCGTCTGAATATGGCGTTGTGGAATTCAATGCTGATGGCGTCGCGATTTCAATTGAAGAAAAGCCAACAGCACCAAAGAGCAACTTCGCGGTACCTGGCCTTTACTTCTACGACGAAACAGTTGTTGAAGTTGTGAAGCACATTAAGCCAAGTGCTCGAGGTGAACTTGAAATCACTTCAGTCAACGATCATTACCTACAAGCAGGCACCCTCACCGTTTCTGTTCTTGAGCGTGGCACTGCGTGGCTCGATACCGGCACCTTCCGCTCACTTCAAGACGCAGGAGAATTCGTTCGTGTGATTGAAGATCGCACCGGAACGAAGATTGGTTGTATTGAAGAAACCGCTTGGCGCAATGGCTGGATTACCGATGAGAAGTTGCTCCAGCATGCAGATGCGTTGGCGAAATCTGGTTACGGCGATTACTTGCGTGGGTTGATTAAATAA
- a CDS encoding GDP-mannose 4,6-dehydratase, with amino-acid sequence MKALITGVAGQDGTLLSEMLLADGYEVVGLVKPDHDYSTYLKYAPTAEVFECDLGDPYKLEELIIDAAPDEIYNFGGISSLVEASANPELTHKINVGAVEAILAGMKTLASRARGTTATVKFVQAASGTVFEGTETSPQDERTPRCPVTPYAVAKAQTLELIDVARAQGLFATAAILYNHESPLRGEGFVTRRITQGVAKIAAGQQEFLELGNLDVSRDWGWAPDYVRGMRAMIAATTPHDYVLATGHSHELKDFIALAFKAAGIEGWQPLVRTNDDFRRQTDPTLLRGDSSRAYKELGWEHTKSFEEIAQAMVAYDQLLLTDPQALWHE; translated from the coding sequence ATGAAAGCACTCATCACTGGGGTAGCAGGGCAAGACGGCACACTGCTGTCTGAAATGCTGCTTGCTGACGGCTATGAAGTCGTCGGTTTAGTAAAGCCCGATCATGATTACTCGACGTATCTGAAGTACGCACCAACTGCTGAGGTTTTTGAATGCGATCTTGGCGATCCATACAAACTTGAAGAACTCATCATTGATGCAGCTCCCGATGAGATCTATAACTTCGGCGGTATTAGTTCACTCGTTGAAGCATCAGCAAATCCTGAACTCACTCACAAGATCAACGTTGGTGCAGTAGAAGCAATTCTTGCGGGTATGAAAACTCTTGCAAGCCGCGCACGTGGCACCACTGCAACAGTGAAGTTCGTGCAAGCGGCATCAGGCACAGTGTTTGAGGGAACCGAAACTTCACCGCAAGATGAGCGAACACCACGATGCCCTGTAACTCCATACGCAGTCGCGAAAGCGCAAACCCTCGAACTCATTGATGTTGCGCGGGCTCAAGGACTCTTTGCGACCGCCGCGATTCTCTATAACCACGAATCACCACTGCGTGGTGAAGGTTTCGTAACTCGACGCATCACTCAAGGCGTTGCAAAAATTGCTGCAGGCCAGCAGGAGTTTCTTGAACTCGGCAACCTAGATGTTTCGCGTGACTGGGGCTGGGCACCGGATTACGTGCGTGGCATGCGCGCCATGATCGCGGCGACCACCCCGCACGATTACGTTCTGGCAACGGGCCATAGCCACGAACTGAAAGATTTCATCGCCTTGGCCTTCAAAGCCGCAGGAATAGAAGGCTGGCAGCCGCTGGTGCGTACGAACGATGATTTCCGTCGCCAAACTGACCCGACCTTGCTTCGGGGGGACAGCTCGCGTGCCTACAAGGAACTGGGTTGGGAACACACCAAGAGCTTCGAAGAGATCGCTCAGGCCATGGTGGCCTACGACCAACTTCTACTAACTGACCCTCAAGCCCTTTGGCACGAGTAG
- the gmd gene encoding GDP-mannose 4,6-dehydratase, which yields MAEAKRALITGVTGQDGSYMAGQLLEKGYEVHGIVRRSSSFNRGRIDHLHHDDHIPGKNLHLHYGDVTDAARMHQLVREISPHEVYNLAAQSHVRVSFDEPLYTAEATGVSTLNMLEAIRSHDTSIRFYQASTSEMFGASPPPQNEDTPFYPRSPYGAAKVYSYWITKNYREAYDMFAVNGQLFNHESPRRGETFVTRKITLAVANIVKGNMSELWMGNLDSIRDWGYAPEFTDGMWRMLQADEPDDFVLATGTAYTIRDFLTFAFQHVGLNWEDYVKFDPKFLRPTEVDELIGDAGKAKRVLGWEAKVLPPELAKIMVDADLARLDGAPEGKF from the coding sequence TTGGCAGAGGCAAAGCGCGCGCTCATCACAGGCGTGACGGGTCAAGATGGCTCCTACATGGCTGGCCAGCTGTTGGAAAAGGGCTACGAAGTGCACGGCATCGTGCGCCGATCTAGTTCTTTCAACCGTGGCCGCATTGACCACTTGCACCACGATGACCACATCCCTGGGAAGAACCTCCACTTGCATTACGGCGATGTCACCGACGCCGCACGCATGCACCAGCTCGTGCGCGAGATCAGCCCGCATGAGGTCTATAACCTCGCAGCGCAGTCACATGTGCGCGTGAGTTTCGATGAGCCCCTTTACACCGCTGAAGCAACTGGCGTGAGCACTCTGAACATGCTCGAAGCAATTCGCAGCCACGACACCAGCATTCGTTTCTATCAAGCAAGCACCAGCGAAATGTTTGGCGCAAGCCCACCACCACAAAACGAAGACACACCTTTTTACCCACGCAGCCCATACGGCGCAGCGAAGGTCTACAGCTACTGGATCACGAAGAACTACCGCGAGGCGTACGACATGTTCGCTGTGAACGGTCAGCTCTTCAACCACGAATCACCACGCCGCGGCGAAACGTTCGTAACGCGCAAGATCACTCTTGCCGTTGCAAACATCGTCAAAGGCAACATGAGTGAACTGTGGATGGGCAACCTTGATTCCATCCGCGACTGGGGCTACGCACCAGAGTTCACCGATGGCATGTGGCGCATGTTGCAAGCAGATGAACCGGATGACTTCGTTCTTGCAACCGGAACTGCCTACACAATTCGCGACTTCCTTACCTTTGCATTCCAACACGTTGGATTGAACTGGGAAGATTATGTGAAGTTCGATCCAAAGTTCTTGCGCCCAACAGAAGTTGATGAACTCATCGGCGATGCTGGCAAGGCAAAGCGCGTTTTAGGTTGGGAAGCAAAGGTTTTGCCACCAGAGCTCGCAAAGATCATGGTTGATGCTGACCTTGCTCGCCTTGATGGTGCTCCTGAAGGCAAGTTCTAG
- a CDS encoding glycosyltransferase, whose protein sequence is MNQPTFRSRGGRTLVVFGDAALLTMDRMEEFGRRIDRDPRIVSLSLNPNAQLTDRWLRSSAPQGPVIAIAKDAEDLVGALPTQDDAQALAEWCIKASERGLWHDWWLSNHRDVAKAATFIELSQVDEAEANDPSSSHFITSHTQPLKARNLNVAIDATWLGPHQTGAQVLTTAAIEALAHDDRIDVITLFGLDELPDYAKHLEQLSKVRLAANDEGSFDEPADVVWYPNQIDGRSDISAARDYGRRVVTTYLDLIAYDIPRYHASTDAWNAYRSMQRRIALSVDGITTISADVAHRLEEETPRLEKDRVQPIALGLDHIKAATAPDEPDEDLKDLVKNLGDRRFVLVLGNDFQHKNRDFAIAVWQQVLQAGESCDLVLAGLHVKSSSSKEGEEALLAKHVDLRGSVHTIGHVTPNSREWLLANAHAVLYPSSAEGFGFVPYEAAALGTPTTFASFGPLKEISQVTTTPTLWTVDAFAKDLTELLKDPQAADQRIAHLQAAIAQHTWAGFAEKLIDFFQHVIGMQTVFTSTVTSTASADAALASIMSSKAYRATEKLRKVKGKFSRG, encoded by the coding sequence ATGAATCAACCGACGTTCCGCTCCCGTGGTGGGCGCACCCTTGTGGTGTTTGGTGATGCCGCGCTGCTCACGATGGATCGCATGGAGGAGTTCGGCCGCCGGATCGATCGTGATCCGCGCATTGTTTCGCTTTCACTCAACCCCAATGCTCAGTTGACTGATCGCTGGTTGCGTTCAAGTGCCCCGCAAGGCCCAGTGATCGCAATAGCCAAGGATGCTGAAGATCTTGTCGGCGCTTTGCCAACTCAAGACGATGCTCAAGCTCTAGCCGAGTGGTGCATCAAGGCATCAGAGCGCGGCCTGTGGCATGACTGGTGGCTTTCGAATCACCGCGACGTAGCAAAGGCCGCGACGTTCATTGAGTTGAGTCAAGTAGATGAAGCCGAAGCGAACGATCCAAGCAGCTCTCACTTCATCACCTCGCATACTCAGCCCCTCAAGGCACGCAACTTGAACGTCGCCATCGATGCAACGTGGCTGGGGCCTCACCAAACAGGTGCGCAGGTGCTCACCACTGCAGCGATCGAAGCGTTGGCGCACGATGATCGCATTGATGTGATCACGCTCTTTGGTTTGGATGAATTGCCTGATTACGCAAAGCATCTTGAGCAGCTCAGCAAGGTACGTCTAGCCGCCAACGATGAAGGTTCGTTTGATGAGCCGGCAGATGTTGTCTGGTATCCAAATCAGATTGATGGCCGCAGTGATATTTCCGCGGCACGCGATTACGGGCGACGCGTAGTCACGACCTATTTGGACCTCATCGCATATGACATCCCTAGGTATCACGCATCAACTGATGCGTGGAATGCCTATCGCAGCATGCAGCGCCGCATTGCGCTCAGTGTTGATGGCATCACCACGATTAGTGCCGATGTCGCGCACCGACTTGAAGAAGAAACGCCACGCTTGGAAAAAGACCGAGTTCAACCGATTGCCCTTGGCCTTGATCACATCAAGGCTGCAACCGCTCCTGATGAGCCAGATGAAGATCTCAAAGATCTCGTCAAGAACCTTGGTGATCGCCGCTTTGTGTTGGTGCTCGGAAATGACTTCCAACATAAGAACCGTGACTTCGCTATTGCTGTGTGGCAGCAAGTGCTGCAAGCCGGTGAATCCTGCGATTTAGTGCTTGCGGGATTGCACGTGAAGAGCAGCAGCTCAAAGGAAGGTGAAGAAGCATTGCTCGCAAAGCATGTCGATCTTCGCGGGTCCGTTCACACAATCGGTCACGTCACTCCAAACTCACGTGAATGGCTGCTCGCCAATGCGCATGCAGTGCTTTACCCCTCAAGTGCTGAAGGCTTTGGCTTTGTTCCTTACGAAGCAGCAGCACTTGGAACGCCGACAACCTTTGCAAGCTTTGGTCCGTTGAAAGAAATTAGTCAGGTCACCACAACACCAACGCTGTGGACTGTTGATGCCTTTGCCAAGGATCTGACCGAGCTCCTCAAGGATCCACAAGCTGCAGATCAGCGCATCGCGCACCTTCAAGCCGCCATTGCGCAACACACCTGGGCGGGATTTGCCGAGAAACTCATTGACTTCTTCCAGCACGTGATCGGTATGCAAACGGTGTTTACCAGCACGGTGACCAGCACTGCATCGGCCGATGCAGCACTTGCATCGATTATGTCGAGCAAGGCCTATCGAGCAACAGAAAAACTGCGCAAGGTTAAAGGCAAGTTCTCGCGAGGTTAG
- a CDS encoding glycosyltransferase gives MSLSVAVVVPTYRPEPSELLALVTSLQAAGLPVLVTDDASPATFDPALRAVEALGVTVLRHERNAGIARGLNEGLGFAFDAGASWLLTVDQDTVLPSGYVDSLIPWAVAGVGVVAAEHIADASGAIGYPSRLIDGQLITEEVIQTGSLWSVEVMQRVGGFDESLGIDAVDAAACLRIREQGLRVVLAPDVSLTHHLGNTRQVQIFGKTVLATGHSASRRTTMVRNRLKLAPAEFRQSPIHAMRTLRRVAVNVALGALVEEDRLAKAKAGLRGLRPGSKH, from the coding sequence GTGTCCTTATCCGTGGCTGTCGTCGTACCGACTTATCGGCCCGAACCCTCCGAACTCTTGGCTCTGGTCACGTCACTCCAGGCTGCTGGCTTGCCCGTCTTAGTCACCGACGATGCCTCCCCTGCAACTTTCGATCCTGCCCTTCGTGCAGTTGAAGCCCTAGGGGTCACCGTTCTTCGTCATGAACGCAATGCCGGGATAGCTCGTGGCTTGAACGAAGGTCTGGGTTTTGCCTTCGATGCAGGAGCCTCGTGGCTACTTACCGTTGATCAAGACACGGTGTTGCCTTCTGGCTACGTCGATTCCCTCATTCCTTGGGCAGTTGCTGGTGTTGGTGTGGTCGCTGCTGAACACATTGCCGATGCCAGCGGAGCGATTGGTTACCCATCGCGTTTGATTGATGGCCAGTTGATCACTGAAGAAGTTATTCAAACTGGATCACTGTGGTCAGTGGAAGTGATGCAACGCGTTGGTGGCTTTGACGAATCACTTGGGATTGATGCCGTTGATGCTGCAGCGTGCTTGCGAATTCGCGAGCAAGGGCTCCGCGTAGTGCTCGCCCCCGATGTTTCGCTCACTCATCATCTAGGCAACACCCGCCAAGTTCAGATCTTTGGCAAAACAGTATTGGCAACAGGGCACAGCGCTTCGCGACGAACCACGATGGTGCGCAACCGATTAAAGCTCGCGCCAGCAGAATTTCGTCAATCACCCATTCATGCCATGCGCACGCTTCGCCGCGTTGCCGTGAATGTGGCCCTTGGTGCATTAGTTGAAGAAGATCGCTTGGCCAAAGCTAAGGCTGGCCTTCGTGGTTTGCGTCCAGGATCAAAGCATTAA
- a CDS encoding FkbM family methyltransferase, producing the protein MTARKISYAQNAEDIRVWRAFRDQDPTGLTYVDVGANEPRHLSITASLYDQGWRGILIEADPDHAEELRIHRPHDTVVECAAADHDGVLTFHRVPGTGLGTLAAKEAEVAAGRGFETSTFDVPTRKLSAILDDNNVTTIHFMSIDVEGAESSVLAGLDLDRHRPWVLCVEAVLPGTSVRSHESWETAITNHNYSFAAFDGVNAWYVANEHSTLIESVATPFNAIDAGADGWVQFEEATLRDRSNKADIRRAWQRELLLHDITNEVPTTEYEKQIGELRSALTQVEGSRAWKVARKGAKAGRIAQFKARQGMNHLPGPLKRSLVRKRHLKHVIINQGHLTDPAYLGNPPADHVGWITPEGKPALPTSGFQLTELTNTDIAGAQAWLAAGPYDDDATLNLRTDNHNDEIGRLKAALRLRLALAEHPADSKQAPSTTVNGNKILFDARSLQTATFGARGIGRFALAAIQSARATASDDELVLLIDKSLEKLPEALVGKCEQITRVNKANVQQFGMLIQPSPMTASADPLVPLLKQDLQKIAIVFDFIPMHYPTIYLNNVAARAEYAAGLDALREYNDFICISHLAETELKDWLGKPRAAQVTTSVAWPKDVLPRSQQVSVQEPKTGPIVVMTGDEPRKNTYGALAAIGAATAGRDEDRNVMVLGMAGQGTRVHHWSIAAAMRPGEAQTLGRISDEEMHELLSCAELVVVASFDEGLSLPVIEALRAGAPVVASDIPAHRELIGSSGYLAPAGDIKALAKAINFHRGKKSTQKQQLKKLMSHRHEDLETSIAQRISARKNNTTAELSEQPMKKNEQFSIGFATPWEPQRSGVADFSAATVRELAKLADVTVYTTTGGKVDENIKHANIDEVITNGHDHDVFVTVVGNSHFHIPFIEVMNKVDAVAIAHDTRMVEYYMAMRGQGGVEQVMVRGQAQRSLKPSLDDQIDDMRLLQNAGFWEIANQATHLILHAPSAAGRIEEETGVTPKLLPFANQRVPHTDHITQAMRDEARQRLGFNPDTIHLGTFGFVDVRTKLTDVVVEAAAWLSQWGYKISLHLAGSASESDAKALAKRAEEAGIAEFEVTGFLTDDQFRDYLLAVDLGVQLRVSPLLGVSGPLSDLAAFGTTSVASSGLAIDVDTPDYIDRLPDDVSSLMVAEAIEHRIKNPIAHDVREQQRLAYLDAKSPARYAEALLVLLRLAARDV; encoded by the coding sequence GTGACCGCCCGAAAGATCTCCTACGCGCAAAACGCTGAGGACATCCGTGTCTGGCGGGCCTTTCGGGATCAGGATCCAACTGGCCTGACCTACGTAGATGTTGGCGCCAATGAACCTCGACATCTGAGCATCACCGCGAGCCTCTATGACCAAGGCTGGCGAGGCATCCTCATTGAGGCTGATCCAGACCACGCTGAAGAACTTCGCATTCATCGCCCACATGACACTGTGGTTGAGTGCGCGGCTGCTGATCACGATGGCGTGCTGACCTTCCACCGCGTACCTGGCACCGGCCTTGGCACATTGGCCGCGAAAGAAGCAGAAGTCGCTGCAGGGCGAGGCTTTGAAACCTCAACCTTTGACGTGCCAACTCGCAAGCTCAGTGCAATCTTGGATGACAACAACGTCACCACGATTCATTTCATGAGCATCGACGTTGAAGGCGCGGAAAGCTCAGTGCTGGCCGGCCTAGATCTTGATCGCCACCGCCCTTGGGTGTTGTGTGTTGAAGCAGTGTTGCCCGGCACCAGCGTGCGCTCGCATGAATCTTGGGAAACCGCGATTACCAATCACAACTACTCCTTCGCAGCTTTTGATGGCGTGAATGCTTGGTACGTAGCAAATGAACACTCAACACTCATCGAATCTGTTGCGACGCCTTTCAATGCCATTGATGCAGGCGCTGATGGCTGGGTGCAATTCGAAGAAGCCACCTTGCGTGATCGATCAAATAAGGCAGACATTCGCCGCGCTTGGCAACGCGAATTACTTCTGCACGACATCACGAACGAAGTGCCAACCACAGAATATGAAAAGCAGATCGGCGAACTTCGCTCGGCATTGACTCAAGTTGAAGGTTCACGAGCCTGGAAGGTTGCTCGCAAGGGGGCCAAGGCTGGGCGCATCGCGCAATTCAAAGCGCGCCAAGGCATGAACCATTTGCCTGGTCCGCTGAAGCGATCACTTGTGCGTAAGCGACATCTCAAGCACGTGATCATCAATCAAGGCCATCTCACTGATCCTGCCTACCTCGGAAATCCACCAGCAGACCACGTTGGTTGGATCACCCCAGAGGGCAAACCAGCCCTACCTACCAGTGGTTTTCAGCTCACAGAACTCACCAACACTGACATTGCAGGTGCTCAGGCGTGGCTCGCGGCTGGCCCGTATGACGACGATGCAACCCTCAACCTTCGAACCGACAATCACAACGATGAGATCGGACGCCTGAAGGCGGCATTGCGGTTGCGCCTTGCACTGGCTGAACATCCAGCAGATTCAAAGCAAGCTCCAAGCACAACAGTCAACGGCAACAAAATCCTGTTCGATGCACGGAGCCTGCAAACAGCAACCTTCGGTGCTCGAGGGATTGGTCGATTTGCTCTGGCTGCAATACAGAGCGCACGCGCAACAGCCAGTGATGACGAACTCGTATTGTTGATTGATAAGTCGCTCGAGAAGCTGCCAGAAGCTCTCGTTGGTAAGTGCGAGCAAATCACGCGTGTAAACAAGGCAAACGTTCAGCAGTTTGGCATGCTGATTCAGCCATCTCCAATGACCGCAAGCGCTGATCCACTCGTACCGTTACTTAAGCAAGACCTGCAAAAGATCGCAATCGTCTTTGACTTCATCCCAATGCATTACCCAACGATCTACTTGAACAATGTTGCTGCGCGCGCGGAATATGCCGCAGGTCTTGATGCACTTCGTGAATACAACGACTTCATCTGCATCTCACATCTGGCAGAAACCGAACTCAAAGACTGGCTAGGCAAACCACGCGCCGCGCAGGTCACCACATCGGTTGCTTGGCCAAAAGACGTGCTGCCTCGAAGTCAGCAGGTGAGTGTTCAGGAACCAAAAACTGGCCCAATAGTGGTGATGACTGGCGATGAGCCACGTAAGAACACCTATGGCGCGCTCGCCGCAATTGGTGCAGCAACAGCTGGCCGCGATGAAGATCGCAATGTCATGGTGCTGGGCATGGCTGGGCAAGGAACACGCGTGCACCACTGGTCAATCGCAGCAGCGATGCGCCCGGGAGAAGCCCAAACCCTCGGCCGTATCAGCGATGAGGAAATGCACGAGCTGCTTAGCTGCGCAGAGCTTGTGGTGGTGGCGTCATTTGATGAAGGTCTCTCATTACCTGTGATTGAAGCTTTGCGAGCAGGTGCGCCGGTTGTTGCTTCTGATATCCCTGCCCACCGTGAACTCATTGGTTCAAGTGGCTATTTAGCCCCGGCTGGAGATATCAAGGCGTTGGCGAAGGCCATCAACTTTCACCGCGGCAAGAAGTCAACGCAAAAGCAGCAGCTGAAGAAGTTAATGAGTCATCGTCACGAGGATCTAGAAACCTCCATTGCGCAGCGGATCAGTGCACGGAAGAACAACACAACAGCCGAACTTTCCGAACAGCCAATGAAAAAGAACGAACAATTCAGCATTGGCTTTGCCACTCCGTGGGAACCGCAACGATCCGGTGTTGCAGATTTCTCAGCCGCCACGGTGCGCGAATTGGCGAAGTTGGCTGATGTCACCGTCTATACGACCACGGGCGGCAAGGTTGATGAAAACATCAAGCACGCCAACATCGATGAAGTCATCACGAACGGTCACGATCACGATGTATTCGTGACCGTGGTGGGAAATTCACACTTCCATATTCCATTCATCGAAGTCATGAACAAGGTTGATGCTGTTGCCATTGCTCATGACACGCGAATGGTTGAGTACTACATGGCAATGCGCGGGCAGGGTGGCGTTGAGCAAGTTATGGTTCGCGGCCAAGCGCAGCGTTCGCTGAAGCCGTCTCTTGATGACCAAATCGACGATATGCGCTTGCTACAGAATGCTGGTTTCTGGGAGATCGCAAATCAGGCAACACATTTGATCTTGCACGCCCCAAGTGCGGCCGGCCGCATTGAAGAAGAAACAGGTGTGACTCCCAAGCTGCTGCCATTCGCCAATCAGCGCGTTCCGCATACAGATCACATCACCCAAGCAATGCGCGACGAAGCTCGTCAGCGCTTGGGCTTTAACCCAGACACGATTCATTTAGGAACGTTTGGTTTTGTTGATGTTCGAACCAAACTCACCGATGTTGTGGTCGAGGCAGCAGCTTGGTTAAGCCAATGGGGCTACAAGATCTCTCTGCACCTTGCTGGCTCTGCTTCAGAATCTGATGCCAAGGCACTAGCCAAGCGCGCGGAAGAAGCAGGCATTGCTGAGTTTGAAGTCACTGGTTTTCTCACCGACGATCAATTCCGCGATTACCTGCTTGCTGTTGATCTTGGCGTGCAACTGCGTGTGAGCCCACTGCTCGGTGTGAGTGGCCCGTTGAGTGACCTTGCAGCCTTTGGCACCACGAGTGTTGCCAGCTCTGGGCTAGCCATCGATGTTGATACTCCCGATTACATCGATCGCCTTCCCGATGATGTGAGTTCGCTGATGGTTGCTGAAGCAATTGAGCATCGGATCAAGAATCCGATTGCTCACGATGTGCGCGAGCAGCAGCGTCTTGCCTATCTCGATGCGAAATCCCCGGCCCGTTATGCCGAAGCGTTACTGGTACTTCTGAGGCTTGCTGCGCGAGATGTGTAG